Proteins co-encoded in one Myripristis murdjan chromosome 4, fMyrMur1.1, whole genome shotgun sequence genomic window:
- the uchl5 gene encoding ubiquitin carboxyl-terminal hydrolase isozyme L5 yields MSGSAGEWCLMESDPGVFTELIKGFGCKGAQVEEIWSMEPENFDNLKPVHGLIFLFKWQPGEEPAGSIVQDSRLDNIFFAKQVINNACATQAIVSVLLNCSHSDMLLGDTLTEFREFSHSFDAAMKGLALSNSEVIRQVHNSFARQQMFEFDAKSSAKDEDAFHFVSYVPVNGRLYELDGLREGPIDLGACNQDDWINAVRPVIEKRIQKYSEGEIRFNLMAIVSDRKMIYERKIAELQSQLTEDEPMDTDQSSTFISSIQSEIAKYQLLIEEENQKLKRYKIENIRRKHNYLPFIMELLKTLAEYQQLIPLVEKAKEKQSTKKAQEAK; encoded by the exons ATGTCTGGAAGCGCAGGAGAGTGGTGTCTGATGGAAAGTGACCCCGGGGTTTTCACAGAGCTGATAAAAGGTTTTG GCTGCAAAGGAGCCCAGGTTGAGGAGATATGGAGCATGGAGCCAGAGAACTTCGACAACTTGAA ACCGGTTCATGGCTTGATTTTCCTGTTCAAGTGGCAGCCAGGTGAAGAGCCAGCTGGGTCGATTGTCCAGGATTCAAGGCTTGACAACATCTTCTTTGCAAAACAG gtcatAAACAACGCTTGTGCCACCCAGGCGATAGTCAGCGTTCTGCTCAACTGTTCCCACTCCGACATGTTGCTGggagacacactgacagagttCAGGGAGTTTTCACACAGTTTTGATGCTGCT ATGAAAGGTTTGGCTCTCAGCAACTCTGAAGTGATCCGACAAGTTCACAACAGCTTTGCCAG aCAGCAGATGTTTGAATTTGATGCAAAGTCTTCAGCAAAGGATGAGGACGCCTTTCACTTTGTGAGCTACGTCCCTGTAAACGGTAGACTATACGAGTTGGATGGACTCCGAGAGGGACCAATTGACCTCG gTGCATGCAACCAGGATGACTGGATCAACGCAGTTCGCCCAGTGATCGAGAAGAGAATACAGAA GTACAGTGAAGGAGAGATTCGATTCAACCTAATGGCCATCGTGTCGGACAGAAAGATGATATATGAGAGGAAAATCGCAGAGCTCCAGAGCCAGCTTACTGAG gaTGAGCCGATGGACACAGACCAGAGCAGCACCTTTATCAGCTCCATTCAGTCAGAGATCGCAAAGTACCAGCTCCTTATTGAAGAAGAAAACCAGAAACTTAAAAGATATAAG ATTGAAAACATTCGACGAAAGCACAACTACTTACCTTTCATTATGGAGCTACTGAAGACCCTGGCAGAGTACCAGCAGTTAATACCTCTGGTGGAGAAG gCAAAGGAAAAACAGAGTACCAAAAAAGCCCAGGAGGCCAAGTGA